The following are from one region of the Aequoribacter fuscus genome:
- a CDS encoding DUF6702 family protein, with the protein MRILLSILLCATTLVAHAHRQHHVWTEVERNPNTGLVEISHRMHMQDALSVLQLAGEDKTSLPVESVEALAEIALYVDRRFAVWPRCQDTKVQSLELVGAGIDDDFIYVFQEMQLTGQLHELVFTSTLLQDIEPYAASFVNLLTPAGQFTYQFAQESPNQQPEVVHCVNTQLTH; encoded by the coding sequence GTGAGAATACTATTGAGTATCCTGCTTTGCGCCACAACACTCGTGGCGCACGCTCACCGGCAACATCATGTCTGGACCGAGGTCGAACGCAACCCGAATACGGGACTTGTTGAGATTTCGCACCGTATGCACATGCAAGACGCACTATCGGTGCTGCAACTCGCAGGAGAGGATAAAACCTCTTTACCGGTTGAGTCGGTCGAGGCTTTGGCCGAGATTGCTTTATACGTAGACCGACGGTTTGCCGTGTGGCCGCGCTGTCAAGACACGAAAGTTCAGAGCCTAGAGCTGGTAGGCGCGGGCATCGATGATGATTTTATCTACGTGTTCCAAGAAATGCAGTTAACCGGGCAGTTACACGAACTGGTTTTCACCAGCACCTTACTTCAAGACATAGAGCCCTATGCCGCATCTTTTGTGAATTTGCTAACGCCTGCCGGTCAATTCACCTATCAGTTTGCGCAAGAATCACCGAACCAACAGCCCGAAGTTGTTCATTGCGTCAACACACAGTTGACGCATTGA
- a CDS encoding M1 family metallopeptidase: MSFILSFVAIPTAWANDPSGAAAFNQLGQTLPTPNVYRTASGAPGERYWQQEADYVINATLDETQRRITANSKIHYTNHSPDTLRYLWLQMDQNRFKNDSLDRRSRTVTGEDRVSYSDLRLQQSSADTEHGYQDVAVLNAKGQALPFTIVDTMMRIDLPQPLNSGESIDFEIQWAFNIINEEALGGRGGYEYFEKNDTELFFLAQWFPRMAAYSDYDGWHNKAFLGRGEFTLEFGDYEVYLTVPNNHIVSATGELQNPKQVLTKTQQQRLAQASSDKPRFIVTPEEAKTNEQTAATGTKTWHFKADRVRDFAWASSSKFIWDAMIHEQPEAEQKQVLAMSFYPNEAEPIWSHYSTHAVVHTMEVYNRFSFAYPYPTAQSVNTWERGGMEYPMITFNGYRPEPWEKAKSATTKWDDDSITEPPITYSRRVKYGLIGVIIHEIGHIYFPMIVNSDERQWTWMDEGLNSFLEYVAELEWEENYPAYRDDANILDYIPAYMTSANQVPIMTQSDSILQFGPNAYSKPAAALTVLRETVMGRELFDFAFKEYAQRWKFKRPTPADFFRTMEDASGIDLDWFWRAWFYTTDHVDIAISDIRSYQLKTGNPEIDFPLDRAETQRDKPAPISEQFNREQGITLRIDRYPELNDFYNENDRFTVSNKDRNDYKKDRDKLEPWQQRALDRAISENKHYYFVDFENIGGIPSPLLLDFHYADGDSKRVVLPPEIWRRNNHKVTHVFVEDKPLEYIEHDREHRTADADYRNNRFPPIVHQSRLEAYKSKSTTRNLMADMLEKLKKEDKDQPEESAAVELSDEGN; the protein is encoded by the coding sequence GCTTTGTCGCAATCCCAACCGCTTGGGCAAACGATCCAAGCGGCGCCGCGGCATTTAACCAGCTCGGACAAACACTACCGACGCCCAACGTCTATCGCACGGCTTCGGGCGCCCCGGGCGAGCGCTACTGGCAACAAGAGGCTGACTATGTCATTAACGCGACTTTGGACGAGACTCAACGCCGAATCACTGCAAATTCTAAAATTCACTACACCAACCACTCGCCCGACACATTGCGCTACTTATGGCTGCAAATGGATCAGAACCGTTTCAAGAATGACTCACTGGACCGCCGGTCGCGCACCGTAACAGGCGAGGATCGCGTGAGCTACTCGGATTTGCGCCTGCAGCAAAGCTCAGCTGATACCGAACACGGCTATCAGGATGTCGCCGTTCTGAACGCCAAAGGCCAAGCTCTGCCATTCACCATCGTTGACACCATGATGCGCATCGACCTCCCGCAGCCTCTCAACTCGGGAGAATCCATTGACTTTGAGATTCAGTGGGCCTTTAACATCATCAATGAAGAGGCCCTAGGCGGTCGCGGCGGCTACGAATATTTCGAGAAAAACGATACCGAGCTCTTCTTTTTAGCGCAGTGGTTTCCGCGCATGGCCGCATACAGTGACTATGATGGCTGGCACAATAAAGCATTTTTGGGTCGCGGTGAATTCACGCTCGAATTCGGCGACTACGAGGTCTACCTGACCGTACCCAACAACCATATCGTATCGGCGACCGGCGAGCTGCAAAACCCCAAACAAGTATTGACCAAAACTCAACAGCAGCGCCTAGCACAGGCGTCTAGCGACAAACCGCGATTCATTGTGACGCCCGAAGAAGCCAAAACCAACGAGCAAACTGCGGCAACCGGCACCAAGACTTGGCATTTTAAAGCCGACAGGGTGCGCGATTTTGCCTGGGCCAGTTCCAGCAAATTCATTTGGGATGCAATGATCCACGAGCAACCCGAGGCAGAGCAAAAGCAAGTGCTCGCAATGTCGTTCTACCCGAACGAAGCAGAGCCCATTTGGTCACACTATTCGACTCACGCGGTCGTCCACACGATGGAAGTGTACAACCGCTTTTCGTTTGCGTATCCCTACCCCACTGCTCAATCAGTCAACACGTGGGAACGTGGCGGGATGGAATATCCCATGATCACCTTCAATGGTTATCGACCTGAGCCCTGGGAAAAAGCAAAAAGCGCAACCACAAAGTGGGATGATGACAGCATCACAGAACCACCTATTACCTACTCGCGCCGCGTCAAATACGGTTTGATTGGTGTCATCATCCACGAAATTGGGCACATTTACTTCCCGATGATCGTGAACTCCGACGAACGCCAATGGACCTGGATGGACGAAGGATTGAATAGCTTTTTAGAATATGTTGCTGAACTTGAATGGGAAGAAAACTACCCAGCCTACCGTGACGACGCCAACATTCTGGATTACATCCCAGCTTACATGACGTCGGCGAATCAGGTTCCAATCATGACTCAGTCTGACTCGATTTTACAGTTTGGACCAAATGCTTACAGCAAGCCCGCTGCAGCCTTAACCGTGTTGCGCGAGACAGTCATGGGCAGAGAACTGTTCGATTTCGCATTTAAGGAATACGCGCAGCGCTGGAAGTTCAAGCGCCCCACGCCGGCCGACTTTTTCCGAACCATGGAAGACGCTTCCGGTATTGATTTAGATTGGTTCTGGCGCGCGTGGTTCTACACCACGGATCATGTCGATATCGCGATCAGTGACATCCGCTCTTATCAACTCAAAACCGGCAACCCTGAGATTGATTTCCCCTTAGATCGTGCCGAGACTCAGCGCGACAAACCCGCACCCATTAGCGAACAATTTAATCGTGAGCAAGGTATTACTTTGCGCATAGATCGCTACCCAGAGCTCAACGACTTCTATAACGAGAACGATCGATTCACAGTGTCCAATAAAGATCGTAACGATTATAAAAAAGATCGCGACAAGCTAGAACCTTGGCAGCAGCGCGCCCTCGATCGCGCAATTTCAGAAAACAAACACTATTACTTTGTCGATTTCGAGAACATCGGCGGCATTCCCTCGCCCTTGCTATTAGATTTTCACTACGCCGACGGCGACAGCAAACGCGTGGTGCTCCCCCCAGAGATCTGGCGCCGCAACAACCATAAAGTGACCCACGTATTCGTAGAGGACAAACCGCTGGAATATATCGAGCACGATCGCGAGCACCGTACCGCCGACGCAGATTATCGCAACAATCGCTTTCCGCCCATCGTGCACCAATCGCGCCTTGAAGCCTACAAATCTAAATCGACAACACGTAACTTAATGGCGGATATGCTCGAAAAGCTCAAAAAAGAAGATAAAGACCAGCCCGAAGAATCGGCGGCGGTTGAACTGAGCGACGAAGGCAACTAA
- a CDS encoding DUF3604 domain-containing protein: MRTPFIYAAVMAALCSNIPLGALAQDEKQRTLLWGDTHLHTAYSFDAFLFQNRSTDPETAYRYAMGLPVIHPFYKARVQRHRPLDFLVVSDHAELTSIPLRLSQGDPEVSATEFGQFALAKMKEGKGAEVFSMLVHGAAAGESAMVDELQSESIRRTPWRQTAEIADRYNQPGIFSAIIGWEWSSLPGGANLHRIVFMDGDASRAEQFLPFSSTDSMNPEDLWAWLDETQPKVGAEFVSIPHNMNLSKGRSFELTQFDGSPMTPEYAMQRARWETVAEVTQTKGDSETHPMISPNDEFANFETYEFLIGGLQSEQQADLSGNYARPALLNGLKLKQELGVNPFAFGMIGSTDSHTALSSSEENNFHGKQVTDSTPERKMLERAGRVGWDMAASGVAAVWAEENTREAIVAAFKRKEVYATTGTRIGLRVFAGTDFEGADLEASDMVARGYARGVPMGGALTLTDEAPRFMIHASRDVMSAGLDRIQMIKGFVNDKGEAEDRIYDLAGGEDRARLDDGRFEPLPNTVNLNTAEYDRSQGASELRVLWQDPDYIPGQSAVYYVRVLEAATPRHSLLDAVALQEELPERFAKTIQERAYSSPIWVN, translated from the coding sequence ATGCGTACCCCCTTTATCTATGCTGCCGTGATGGCCGCTCTTTGTTCCAATATTCCGTTGGGTGCTCTTGCCCAAGATGAGAAACAACGCACCTTATTGTGGGGCGACACTCACCTTCATACCGCCTATTCGTTTGATGCCTTCCTGTTTCAAAACCGTAGCACCGATCCAGAGACAGCCTATCGGTATGCTATGGGCTTGCCTGTTATTCATCCGTTTTACAAAGCACGCGTGCAGCGCCATCGCCCCCTCGATTTTTTGGTGGTCTCAGACCACGCAGAGCTTACTTCGATCCCCTTGCGCTTGTCGCAGGGAGATCCCGAGGTTAGTGCGACCGAGTTTGGCCAATTTGCGCTTGCCAAGATGAAAGAGGGTAAAGGGGCTGAAGTATTTAGTATGCTCGTTCACGGGGCCGCAGCGGGGGAATCTGCTATGGTCGATGAGCTGCAAAGCGAGAGCATTCGCCGTACACCTTGGCGTCAAACAGCGGAAATTGCCGATCGCTATAATCAGCCGGGTATATTTAGCGCCATTATCGGTTGGGAATGGTCGTCGCTACCCGGTGGGGCAAATTTGCATCGCATTGTGTTTATGGATGGTGATGCTTCTCGAGCAGAGCAGTTCTTACCTTTCAGCTCGACCGATAGTATGAACCCCGAAGACCTCTGGGCTTGGCTAGACGAGACTCAACCCAAGGTAGGGGCGGAGTTTGTGTCTATTCCCCACAACATGAATTTATCGAAGGGGCGTAGCTTTGAGCTGACCCAATTTGATGGTTCGCCAATGACACCCGAGTACGCGATGCAGCGTGCGCGCTGGGAGACCGTTGCTGAGGTAACACAAACTAAAGGTGACTCAGAAACGCACCCGATGATTTCTCCCAACGACGAATTTGCCAATTTTGAGACGTATGAATTTTTGATTGGTGGGCTTCAGTCGGAACAACAGGCCGATTTGAGCGGCAATTACGCACGTCCTGCTCTGTTGAACGGGTTAAAATTAAAGCAAGAATTGGGGGTCAACCCCTTCGCATTTGGCATGATTGGTTCGACCGATTCGCATACGGCACTTTCAAGTTCAGAAGAAAACAACTTCCACGGTAAGCAAGTGACCGATTCCACGCCCGAGCGCAAAATGCTTGAGCGCGCCGGACGGGTTGGTTGGGACATGGCTGCTTCAGGTGTGGCCGCTGTCTGGGCGGAAGAGAACACCCGCGAGGCCATTGTCGCTGCGTTCAAGCGCAAAGAGGTTTATGCGACAACGGGCACTCGAATTGGCTTGCGCGTATTTGCTGGCACTGACTTTGAAGGTGCAGACTTAGAGGCAAGCGATATGGTGGCTAGAGGGTATGCGCGTGGCGTACCAATGGGTGGTGCGCTGACATTAACGGATGAGGCGCCTAGGTTCATGATTCATGCCTCGCGTGACGTTATGAGCGCAGGACTTGATCGAATCCAAATGATCAAGGGTTTTGTAAATGACAAAGGCGAAGCTGAAGACCGTATCTACGATTTGGCTGGGGGCGAGGATCGTGCGCGTCTCGACGATGGACGGTTTGAGCCTCTACCAAACACAGTGAATTTAAACACAGCTGAGTACGACCGCTCGCAGGGTGCCTCTGAGCTCAGGGTCTTGTGGCAAGACCCTGATTACATCCCCGGGCAGTCGGCGGTCTACTACGTGCGGGTTCTGGAAGCGGCAACCCCGCGACATTCTTTGCTCGATGCTGTTGCCCTGCAAGAAGAACTGCCTGAGCGCTTTGCCAAAACGATTCAAGAACGCGCCTACAGTTCACCAATTTGGGTGAACTAA